The following proteins come from a genomic window of Frankia casuarinae:
- a CDS encoding NACHT domain-containing protein, with protein sequence MSGQGNEAGSLHRAGVAAWLVSHGINGNPIPLDDTANSGTIQSVDFETNDAIDDIHCKLTDGRTLLVQAKRACGDDRHLKDTVYQWARQRPEAGVIFGLAVAEPKGPVRHLRTALNRRRRSIPGNPSSGEKSALAALAKAFPVDISTSRREEILDSAYVLVVDAHEPGLPHFQAAASWLVAAGVPHERGAEAFEALRSRLQADAAKARGSDLDDWLEILAKAGYPLAEEYRGSRGQRRQFDLGVLARYCDRFQADRGMLSFALLADDLPPMKVEGLAKSFTVSWSSTFENRKYASEPLLDVARRWGRLVVTGLPGSGKSTAIRQLAAEWAATSDAPIPILVSLKVVAENPPEPASFTPAMLVDAALPKLGGDERRALHATLLAKIGDGDAALLLDGLDECGTATSTIADGITRLLEQLHPDTDVIVTARGSALPAASKTGLPTVELTEPQGLTSQLDNLIRHAAKIRANGQQEAEWAAARISWLESVRRADGHGGGPLLVRSNSLWQVPLLATMVTLLATLRPTEKIPTNRSLLFMAAVEESVTKWESRRAIQRVPWNVSDPRMLVDGFAVIAHELAHRSGRLSVEIARKSIRDRAVQYWGMSRGPAESASADIVRFWDEVIGAFPRNSDGMLLSRAQYLVDIGDAMWAAHVLEDEEERKAWVNRALEDPNRREAFILAVLYAPSILHSIETFHGSGNDRGRRALVWAADAIREGGRSLMNVVTPALMAALADAAGKGLALPDIGSNSAGQRSGRDPKEWEYVLRLAGLPVVPQLRKLRDDLLAGLRLNKEHRLVSQALTSLTDAVVDGHTEIPNSSLAALKEMLAVPAPRRVNRPPRRNSRGVMSFTLPERRRPIGYADVLKLAAEYAGSLDSSTRTAIYSEAREASVRDYFEIVAVLQAKGFSDPQPFFRVPELIRLTEEFPSHWAAVEWLFRPMENISEGTQLRRVQRWRPAEILEFTELIGLRASGLDDLRAGRNEATTTIESLVKCVCSSYRISESHIAAQAAYIASIASTGDQQIVRIILGIPPAREVRFVVPSTEFRLEGLESLLAGYASTCQILSLFNLCLSDSFGR encoded by the coding sequence GTGAGTGGGCAAGGGAACGAGGCGGGCAGCCTGCATCGAGCCGGTGTCGCCGCTTGGCTGGTGTCGCATGGAATTAATGGAAATCCTATTCCTCTGGACGACACGGCGAATTCTGGAACGATTCAGAGCGTCGACTTTGAAACAAATGATGCTATCGACGACATACATTGTAAGCTAACGGACGGCCGTACACTGCTAGTACAGGCGAAGCGAGCTTGCGGTGACGATCGACATTTGAAGGATACCGTCTACCAGTGGGCACGCCAACGGCCCGAAGCCGGTGTAATATTCGGCCTCGCTGTTGCTGAGCCGAAAGGACCAGTTCGGCATCTCCGTACGGCCTTAAACCGGCGTAGGAGGTCGATACCAGGAAACCCAAGCTCTGGAGAGAAAAGCGCGCTGGCAGCACTCGCCAAAGCATTCCCTGTAGACATCTCAACCTCCCGACGCGAAGAAATCTTGGACTCCGCTTATGTGCTGGTCGTCGATGCGCATGAGCCGGGGTTGCCCCATTTTCAAGCTGCAGCTTCCTGGTTGGTAGCTGCAGGTGTTCCACATGAGCGCGGGGCCGAAGCATTCGAGGCATTGAGATCGCGGCTTCAGGCCGACGCGGCGAAGGCACGCGGGAGTGATCTGGACGATTGGCTCGAAATACTTGCTAAGGCTGGATACCCGCTCGCAGAGGAATATCGTGGGTCACGCGGCCAGCGCCGCCAGTTCGACTTGGGAGTTCTGGCGCGATATTGCGACCGCTTTCAAGCCGACCGCGGAATGCTATCTTTCGCGCTACTCGCCGATGACCTACCGCCGATGAAGGTCGAGGGCCTGGCGAAATCATTCACGGTTAGTTGGTCGTCGACCTTCGAAAATCGGAAGTATGCTTCGGAACCCTTGCTTGACGTCGCTCGGCGCTGGGGCCGGCTAGTGGTTACCGGTCTGCCTGGTTCTGGAAAGTCGACAGCCATAAGACAGCTTGCGGCGGAATGGGCAGCCACGTCGGACGCGCCCATACCTATTTTGGTGTCGCTAAAGGTCGTAGCCGAGAATCCTCCCGAGCCGGCTTCATTCACTCCGGCTATGCTCGTCGATGCCGCGCTTCCTAAGCTCGGAGGAGACGAGAGGAGAGCCTTGCACGCCACTCTACTGGCTAAAATCGGAGACGGAGACGCTGCGCTTCTCCTCGATGGCCTTGATGAGTGCGGGACCGCAACCAGCACGATAGCTGATGGAATAACTCGACTCCTCGAACAGCTACACCCGGATACCGACGTAATAGTTACGGCGCGAGGGAGCGCCCTTCCTGCCGCTTCGAAGACAGGACTTCCTACCGTTGAGTTGACTGAACCGCAAGGTCTCACGTCTCAGCTTGACAATCTGATCCGCCATGCGGCAAAAATTCGAGCGAACGGCCAGCAAGAGGCCGAGTGGGCGGCCGCGCGTATCTCGTGGCTAGAGTCCGTCCGCCGCGCGGATGGTCATGGTGGCGGTCCGTTGCTGGTTCGATCAAACAGCCTTTGGCAGGTTCCGCTACTTGCGACAATGGTTACACTTCTGGCGACATTGCGGCCGACCGAAAAGATTCCTACCAATAGATCACTTTTGTTCATGGCGGCAGTGGAGGAATCGGTCACCAAATGGGAATCACGGCGTGCCATACAGCGCGTGCCATGGAACGTAAGTGACCCTCGGATGCTCGTCGACGGCTTTGCCGTGATCGCGCATGAGCTCGCCCATCGTAGCGGTCGCTTGTCGGTTGAAATCGCTAGAAAATCGATCAGAGACCGCGCGGTTCAATATTGGGGAATGTCGCGGGGGCCAGCAGAGTCGGCCTCTGCAGACATTGTTAGGTTCTGGGACGAAGTTATCGGGGCCTTTCCGAGAAATTCAGATGGAATGCTTCTTTCGCGAGCGCAGTATCTTGTGGATATTGGCGACGCGATGTGGGCCGCTCACGTTCTCGAAGACGAAGAGGAAAGAAAGGCTTGGGTGAATCGTGCGCTCGAGGATCCGAACCGCCGCGAGGCTTTTATTCTAGCTGTTTTGTACGCGCCGTCGATTTTGCATAGTATCGAAACCTTCCATGGTAGTGGAAATGATCGCGGGCGAAGGGCGCTTGTTTGGGCCGCTGACGCCATCAGAGAGGGTGGTAGATCTCTGATGAATGTTGTCACCCCCGCCCTGATGGCAGCACTTGCAGATGCTGCAGGCAAAGGATTGGCCCTCCCCGATATCGGTAGCAACAGTGCAGGTCAGAGGAGCGGGCGAGACCCCAAGGAGTGGGAGTACGTCCTACGGCTGGCTGGTCTGCCGGTCGTCCCCCAACTCCGCAAGTTGCGGGACGACTTGCTTGCCGGACTGCGGTTGAACAAGGAGCACCGTTTGGTGTCCCAAGCGCTCACTTCACTTACCGATGCGGTGGTAGACGGGCATACCGAAATACCAAACTCTTCCTTGGCTGCGCTTAAAGAAATGCTGGCCGTTCCGGCGCCACGGCGAGTAAATCGTCCACCGCGCAGAAATTCGCGTGGAGTTATGAGCTTCACTCTACCGGAACGCCGGCGTCCGATAGGATATGCCGACGTGCTCAAACTTGCAGCCGAGTACGCTGGAAGTCTCGATTCATCGACCCGAACGGCTATCTACAGCGAGGCTCGGGAAGCTAGTGTTCGCGACTATTTTGAAATCGTAGCCGTTTTGCAGGCAAAGGGATTCTCTGATCCGCAACCATTTTTCAGAGTCCCTGAACTTATTCGCCTAACCGAGGAGTTTCCCAGTCATTGGGCGGCTGTCGAATGGCTGTTTCGCCCTATGGAAAATATCTCGGAAGGTACGCAGCTGCGGCGGGTGCAGCGGTGGAGACCCGCCGAGATTCTAGAGTTCACCGAACTCATCGGTCTACGTGCATCTGGTCTTGATGATCTGAGGGCCGGCAGGAATGAGGCCACGACGACCATAGAATCTCTAGTTAAATGTGTTTGCTCATCCTATAGAATTTCGGAATCTCATATCGCGGCTCAAGCGGCCTACATTGCAAGTATCGCATCGACTGGGGACCAGCAGATTGTCCGAATTATTCTGGGGATTCCCCCTGCTCGCGAAGTGCGTTTCGTAGTGCCAAGTACGGAATTTCGGCTCGAGGGCCTTGAGTCTTTGCTTGCTGGGTACGCAAGTACATGCCAGATACTGAGCCTTTTCAATCTCTGTTTGTCTGATTCTTTCGGCCGTTGA
- a CDS encoding IS5/IS1182 family transposase produces the protein MLTYPGVVDLPESTLTFLAGLLAEDRAQRRTWRKLPPPEQALLVLVHLRKGERYEQLAEGFQVSVGTVHNYIREAVRLLATHGRTLLAAVWIFAWTQSNFLILDGTVVRTNRVRAHNKLYYSGKHKYHGINLQGLTDPYGRLIWISEGLPGSVHDLTAARMHDILDLIDRSELYLYADKGYVGGEGDRLLVPIKKPKNNDLPDRDKEANRTHATTRSQGERGFAVLKNWHIFDRFRGSRVSQFS, from the coding sequence TTGCTAACCTACCCTGGTGTCGTCGACCTGCCCGAGTCGACCCTGACCTTCCTCGCGGGGCTGCTGGCCGAGGATCGCGCCCAGCGTCGGACCTGGCGCAAGCTGCCCCCACCCGAGCAGGCACTCCTGGTGCTCGTCCACCTCCGCAAGGGTGAACGCTACGAGCAGCTCGCCGAGGGCTTCCAGGTCAGTGTCGGCACCGTCCACAACTACATCCGCGAAGCCGTCCGCCTGCTCGCCACTCACGGCCGGACCCTGCTCGCCGCGGTCTGGATCTTCGCGTGGACCCAGAGCAACTTCCTCATCCTCGACGGCACCGTCGTGCGTACCAACCGTGTCCGCGCGCACAACAAGCTGTACTACTCGGGCAAGCACAAGTACCACGGCATCAACCTGCAGGGCCTCACCGACCCCTACGGCCGGCTGATCTGGATCTCCGAAGGGCTTCCCGGCTCCGTCCATGACCTCACCGCGGCCCGGATGCACGACATTCTCGATCTGATCGACCGCTCGGAGCTCTACCTCTACGCGGACAAGGGCTACGTCGGCGGCGAGGGCGACCGCCTCCTCGTCCCGATCAAGAAACCCAAGAACAACGACCTCCCCGACCGTGACAAGGAGGCCAACCGGACCCACGCCACCACCCGCTCACAAGGCGAACGAGGATTCGCGGTCCTCAAGAACTGGCACATATTCGACCGTTTCCGTGGCTCTAGAGTTTCGCAGTTTTCTTGA
- a CDS encoding IS701 family transposase, translating to MTIPVSLAVLLEGFRPCFTAPSFRTFRALVVGMLATGGRRTVCGMLVGAGLSTLWPHDRAHRFFARAVWSPEKVGLALARLVVDRLVPAGPLHVVVDDTLFHRAGKKVWAVGWFHDGSAKGPDQVGFGNNWVIVGLVVPAPLLGRPVCLPVLARLVRKDTVSASRLWLAARAVEQLAGAFPARRVHVVADAAYAGDELRGLPASVTWTTRLRRDAALFAPAPPRTGRRGRPRLKGDRLPSLAQLAAAATFRPTAVTRYGRAGTVHTAVIRCLWYGVFGPRPVTVVLVRDTDRPGTYDLALVTTDTLTRPAELVARYAARWSIEVAIADAKQIFGVGQARNRLTAAVERTVPFGLACQTLAFAWYLTTGHHHGDAADHRARTPWYTTKTRPCTADLAVKLRRVLITTQYQPTRPANPTDAEIHTLRLAWATTDSALAA from the coding sequence GTGACGATACCGGTTTCTCTGGCGGTGCTGCTGGAGGGTTTCCGGCCGTGTTTCACCGCGCCGTCGTTCCGGACGTTCCGGGCGCTCGTCGTGGGGATGCTCGCCACCGGCGGGCGGCGCACGGTGTGCGGGATGCTCGTCGGCGCGGGCCTGTCCACGCTGTGGCCGCACGACCGGGCGCACCGGTTTTTCGCGCGGGCGGTCTGGTCGCCGGAGAAGGTCGGCCTGGCGCTCGCCCGGCTCGTCGTCGACCGCCTCGTCCCGGCCGGGCCGCTGCACGTCGTCGTCGATGACACCCTGTTCCACCGGGCGGGGAAGAAGGTGTGGGCGGTGGGCTGGTTCCACGACGGATCCGCGAAGGGGCCAGACCAGGTCGGGTTCGGCAACAACTGGGTGATCGTCGGCCTCGTCGTGCCGGCGCCGCTGCTCGGCCGGCCGGTCTGCCTGCCGGTCCTGGCCCGCCTGGTCCGCAAGGACACCGTCTCGGCCTCGCGGCTCTGGCTGGCCGCCCGCGCGGTCGAACAGCTGGCCGGGGCGTTCCCCGCCCGCCGGGTCCACGTCGTCGCGGATGCCGCCTACGCCGGCGACGAGCTCAGGGGACTGCCGGCCTCGGTGACCTGGACGACCCGGCTCCGCCGCGACGCCGCCCTGTTCGCCCCCGCCCCACCCCGCACCGGGAGACGTGGCCGGCCCCGACTCAAGGGCGACCGGTTGCCCTCCCTCGCCCAGCTCGCCGCGGCCGCGACGTTCCGCCCGACGGCCGTGACCCGCTACGGCCGCGCCGGGACCGTGCACACGGCGGTCATCCGCTGCCTGTGGTACGGAGTGTTCGGCCCCCGCCCCGTCACCGTCGTCCTCGTCCGCGACACCGACCGGCCCGGGACCTACGACCTCGCGCTCGTCACGACCGACACCCTGACCAGGCCCGCCGAGCTCGTCGCCCGCTATGCGGCCCGCTGGTCGATCGAGGTCGCGATCGCGGACGCGAAGCAGATCTTCGGGGTCGGCCAGGCCCGCAACCGACTCACCGCCGCCGTCGAACGCACCGTCCCGTTCGGCCTGGCCTGCCAGACCCTCGCCTTCGCCTGGTACCTCACCACCGGCCACCACCACGGCGACGCCGCCGACCACCGCGCCCGCACCCCCTGGTACACCACCAAGACCCGCCCCTGCACCGCCGACCTCGCCGTCAAGCTCCGCCGCGTCCTGATCACCACCCAATATCAGCCCACACGGCCCGCGAACCCGACCGACGCGGAAATCCACACCCTCCGCCTCGCCTGGGCCACCACCGACAGCGCCCTCGCGGCCTGA
- a CDS encoding ISAs1 family transposase, whose protein sequence is MPVGALSRDAAGVVGAGAVSREGIWQRLHAMGEHRGRRGRVYPLAVLAAVWLCALTAAGHDRVTAVIEWLAGTTEEERRRLRLPYDPFDGYRLPSESTIRRFLNDTDDARLARALLDPPLADPAPPKPASPEAAGEAVRAVYALDGKTSRGAKRADGRQVQLVGVADQATGRLVNQHEVDSKSNETKAFRPVLEPLDLACDLLTFDALHTVRDHLDWLVTDKKAHYLAVVKGNQPTLRAFLAALPWADVPVADTTHDHGHGRDETRTLKAATVEHAEFPHARQAVRIQRWRREKGRKPSRETVYGITDLAFEQASAGFLADAARGQWIIENRQHHVRDVTFGEDASRSRTRRGPANLAIFRATVAHAVRAAGHRYVPAGRRACKTATAALDLHGFP, encoded by the coding sequence GTGCCTGTGGGGGCATTGTCGCGTGACGCGGCCGGTGTGGTGGGAGCCGGCGCGGTGTCGCGTGAGGGAATCTGGCAGCGGCTGCACGCGATGGGCGAGCACCGGGGCCGACGTGGGCGGGTCTACCCGCTGGCGGTGCTGGCGGCGGTGTGGCTGTGCGCGCTGACCGCGGCGGGCCATGACCGGGTCACCGCCGTGATCGAATGGCTCGCCGGCACCACGGAGGAGGAACGGCGCCGGCTGCGGCTGCCGTACGACCCGTTTGACGGCTACCGGCTGCCGAGCGAGTCGACGATCCGCCGGTTCCTCAACGACACCGACGACGCGCGGCTCGCCCGCGCACTGCTCGATCCGCCGCTGGCCGACCCGGCCCCGCCGAAGCCGGCGTCACCCGAGGCGGCGGGAGAAGCGGTGCGGGCGGTCTACGCACTGGATGGGAAGACCAGCCGCGGCGCGAAGCGCGCCGACGGGCGGCAGGTCCAACTGGTCGGGGTCGCCGACCAGGCGACCGGCCGGCTGGTCAACCAGCACGAGGTGGACTCGAAGAGCAATGAGACGAAGGCGTTCCGCCCTGTCCTCGAGCCCCTCGACCTTGCCTGCGACCTGTTGACCTTCGACGCTCTGCATACCGTGCGCGACCATCTCGACTGGCTGGTCACCGACAAGAAGGCCCATTACCTTGCGGTCGTGAAGGGCAACCAGCCAACGCTGCGCGCGTTCCTGGCCGCGTTGCCGTGGGCGGACGTCCCGGTCGCCGACACCACCCACGACCATGGCCACGGCCGTGACGAGACCCGCACGCTGAAGGCCGCGACCGTCGAGCACGCCGAGTTCCCGCACGCCCGCCAGGCCGTCCGGATCCAGCGCTGGCGCCGGGAGAAGGGCAGGAAACCCAGCCGGGAGACGGTCTACGGCATCACGGATCTGGCCTTCGAGCAGGCCTCGGCCGGGTTCCTCGCCGACGCCGCCCGCGGCCAGTGGATCATCGAGAACCGTCAGCACCACGTCCGTGACGTCACTTTCGGTGAGGACGCGAGCCGGAGCCGGACCCGCCGCGGCCCGGCCAACCTCGCGATCTTCCGCGCCACTGTCGCGCACGCGGTCCGCGCCGCGGGCCACCGCTACGTTCCGGCCGGGCGCCGGGCCTGCAAGACCGCCACCGCCGCGCTCGACCTGCACGGCTTTCCCTGA
- a CDS encoding SAVED domain-containing protein — MAADSGRPSASGARVTGDDLQYAVAWHAALRTLVPHSGANAVTVEAVTAGNVDDVVIGKAHGPDDYMQVKASVTAEKAATIEWLTALSGKRGPSILQRFYRTSQQLRVDGAHPRLTLVTNRSIHPDDPVLTLRDRNDHLADRLCTATNAATAAGRRNLLRHLDCTDDELYEFLSNLRLHTDASEAAWRDYHIRDISHAAGVQADEVAYRLGIAEVREWVKTSRSQKRPADIAAAIDRLGIRAQEPFTMVAINALDEGFTNPDARVTLDWVDRFRGSEARSRRGLKNPKEWETVLRPQLIDAQRTLRSLGAKRILITGTMRLPTWFTAAVMFQETAGFIPAKTKDGQLWLKPGGTIMPASICLSSSIAELRPGSEVALALAISADLTPDVTSYIASTGRDIPIITISLPSGISGSSIADRDHAYAVALAVRDLSRQIARRVNPPILHLFMAAPSGFAVLLGGVWDRVPATQTYEDLAASGYEPAFFLPN; from the coding sequence ATGGCAGCCGACAGCGGCAGGCCCAGCGCGAGCGGCGCACGCGTCACCGGCGATGACCTCCAGTACGCAGTCGCCTGGCACGCCGCGCTGCGCACCCTTGTGCCACACTCGGGCGCCAACGCCGTCACTGTCGAGGCGGTGACGGCCGGCAACGTGGACGACGTCGTCATCGGGAAGGCCCACGGGCCGGACGACTACATGCAGGTCAAGGCCAGCGTCACAGCCGAGAAAGCAGCGACCATTGAGTGGCTGACCGCGCTGTCGGGCAAGCGAGGCCCCAGCATTCTCCAGCGGTTCTACCGCACCTCGCAGCAGCTGCGGGTCGACGGTGCCCACCCGAGGCTGACCCTGGTCACGAATCGGTCCATCCACCCCGACGACCCGGTGCTCACCCTGCGAGACCGCAATGATCACTTGGCGGATCGGCTGTGCACCGCGACTAATGCAGCTACAGCGGCCGGACGTCGAAACCTACTCCGTCACCTCGACTGCACCGACGACGAGCTGTACGAATTCCTGTCCAACCTGCGGCTACACACCGACGCATCCGAAGCTGCCTGGCGCGACTATCATATCCGAGACATAAGCCACGCGGCGGGTGTCCAAGCAGACGAAGTCGCCTACCGGCTCGGAATCGCCGAAGTTCGAGAGTGGGTCAAAACCAGCCGCAGCCAGAAACGACCAGCCGACATCGCGGCCGCCATCGACCGCCTCGGCATCCGGGCGCAAGAGCCATTCACCATGGTTGCCATCAACGCCCTCGACGAAGGCTTCACAAACCCGGACGCCCGCGTGACGCTCGACTGGGTGGACCGATTCCGAGGAAGCGAGGCCCGCAGCCGACGCGGTCTCAAGAACCCCAAGGAATGGGAAACAGTTCTTCGGCCACAACTCATCGACGCTCAGCGGACGTTGCGCAGCCTCGGCGCGAAACGCATCCTCATCACCGGCACCATGCGACTGCCGACCTGGTTCACCGCTGCCGTCATGTTCCAGGAGACAGCCGGATTTATCCCCGCCAAGACCAAGGACGGCCAACTGTGGCTCAAACCCGGCGGAACGATCATGCCCGCTTCCATCTGCCTCTCGTCATCGATCGCTGAACTTCGGCCAGGCAGCGAGGTCGCACTCGCGCTCGCGATCTCCGCCGACCTGACCCCAGACGTCACCAGCTACATCGCTAGCACTGGACGCGATATACCCATCATCACGATCAGCCTGCCCTCCGGAATCTCGGGTAGTAGCATCGCCGACAGAGATCACGCATATGCCGTCGCGTTGGCCGTTCGCGACCTGAGCCGGCAGATCGCGCGCCGTGTCAATCCGCCAATACTCCACCTCTTCATGGCGGCGCCATCCGGCTTTGCGGTGCTACTCGGCGGCGTGTGGGATCGGGTTCCCGCCACCCAGACCTACGAAGACCTCGCCGCGTCCGGCTACGAGCCGGCGTTCTTCCTGCCCAACTGA
- a CDS encoding AAA family ATPase has translation MSTTPAEIFDDDLDLPDPLALRRYTALVGLDHIKTRLLKEAEVILKPSLLEDWSTAMHGAVLPAVRLMAHRPPLIIFSGDVGTGKTTLAETFADAIAREHHITVRVKRLSLRTRGSGIVGEMTRLIGTAFDTIIAEARANRGRRPLILVIDEADALAQSREASQMHHEDRAGVNALIRGISQIAAEELAVLVIMCTNRGDALDPAIRRRAAAEFDFSRPDDSQRGAVLARIFDGVTLSEGEIATLVRLTGPNGRGYGFTYSDLTDRLVASTCLAAYPDQPVTAQMIISQVKANPPTPPFTSRH, from the coding sequence ATGAGCACAACACCCGCCGAGATCTTCGACGACGACCTCGATCTCCCAGACCCGCTCGCCCTCCGGCGCTACACGGCGCTGGTCGGGCTCGACCACATCAAGACCCGCCTCCTCAAGGAAGCGGAGGTCATCCTCAAGCCCTCGCTGTTGGAGGACTGGAGCACCGCCATGCACGGGGCCGTGCTGCCCGCCGTGAGGCTGATGGCCCACCGCCCACCTTTGATCATTTTTAGCGGAGATGTCGGAACCGGAAAGACGACGCTCGCCGAGACCTTCGCCGACGCCATCGCTCGCGAGCATCACATCACCGTGCGCGTCAAACGGCTCAGCTTGCGCACCCGCGGGAGTGGCATCGTCGGCGAGATGACCCGTCTGATCGGGACAGCGTTCGACACGATCATTGCCGAAGCCCGAGCAAACCGTGGCCGCCGGCCACTCATCCTGGTGATCGACGAGGCCGACGCCCTCGCACAGTCCCGCGAAGCCAGCCAGATGCACCACGAGGATCGGGCCGGCGTGAACGCGCTGATCCGCGGTATTAGCCAGATCGCCGCGGAAGAGCTCGCTGTTCTGGTGATCATGTGTACCAACCGTGGGGACGCGCTCGATCCCGCCATCCGCCGCCGGGCCGCCGCCGAATTCGACTTCAGCCGGCCAGACGACAGCCAACGCGGCGCGGTCCTCGCAAGGATCTTCGATGGCGTCACCCTCAGCGAGGGGGAGATCGCAACTCTCGTGCGGCTCACTGGCCCGAATGGACGTGGCTACGGCTTCACCTACTCCGACCTCACCGACCGCCTCGTTGCCTCCACCTGCCTGGCCGCCTACCCCGACCAGCCTGTCACCGCACAGATGATCATCAGCCAGGTCAAGGCGAACCCGCCCACGCCCCCGTTCACCTCGCGCCACTGA
- a CDS encoding CBASS oligonucleotide cyclase gives MKITHDDLAVFAGRVVNLPKATADEDRKQVNHLRERLHAHIAKHPNFSLVKMLHAGSVAKGTALRNVLDYDVAVYVRLAEAPQDGAELVDWLAERLREAYGGLIDPSQIEATTHCVNIHFKSSGIDVDVVPVLYEGDPDDRGYLVSKSDGRRLLTSVRLHLDFVRARKRACPTDWAQVVRLVKWWVHAQKDRDADFRFKSFMVELLCAHLLDTDKIVFSDYVTALDGFFDLVVRTELNERIAFTDYYPAYALPRQRTDVIEIFDPVNPENNAARLYTMKDQQRIVTAAERALDAITEARHATTRAQAIECWQVVLGDRFRG, from the coding sequence ATGAAGATCACTCATGACGATCTCGCGGTGTTTGCCGGACGCGTCGTGAACCTGCCGAAGGCGACTGCGGACGAGGATCGGAAGCAGGTGAACCACCTCCGCGAGCGCCTGCACGCGCATATCGCCAAGCACCCAAACTTCTCGCTGGTGAAGATGCTTCACGCGGGCTCGGTCGCCAAGGGGACCGCGCTTCGGAACGTCCTCGACTACGACGTCGCCGTGTACGTCCGCCTGGCGGAAGCCCCGCAGGACGGCGCGGAGCTGGTGGACTGGCTCGCGGAGCGGCTCCGGGAGGCATACGGCGGCTTGATCGACCCGTCACAGATCGAGGCGACGACCCACTGCGTCAACATCCACTTCAAGTCCAGCGGCATCGACGTCGACGTCGTCCCGGTGCTGTACGAAGGCGATCCGGACGACCGGGGCTACCTCGTCTCCAAGAGCGATGGGCGCCGGCTGCTCACCAGTGTGCGACTCCACCTCGACTTCGTCCGCGCCCGCAAGCGCGCCTGCCCTACGGACTGGGCGCAGGTCGTGCGGCTGGTGAAGTGGTGGGTCCACGCGCAGAAAGACCGAGACGCGGACTTCCGCTTCAAGTCGTTCATGGTCGAGCTGCTGTGCGCCCACCTGCTCGACACAGACAAGATCGTGTTCAGTGACTACGTCACGGCCCTGGACGGCTTCTTCGACTTGGTGGTCCGGACCGAACTGAACGAGCGAATCGCCTTCACCGACTACTACCCGGCCTACGCCCTCCCACGGCAGCGGACCGACGTGATCGAGATCTTCGACCCGGTGAACCCGGAGAACAACGCGGCACGCCTCTACACGATGAAGGACCAGCAGAGGATCGTCACGGCCGCCGAGCGGGCACTGGACGCGATCACTGAAGCCCGGCACGCCACGACGAGGGCCCAGGCCATCGAGTGCTGGCAGGTCGTCCTCGGCGACCGGTTCCGGGGTTGA
- a CDS encoding helix-turn-helix domain-containing protein: protein MTIEPAYQEFGERLAQTRRHASLTQRDVAERSGISRPTIANIEKGRQRLLYHQLLDLAHAIGVDPRDLLPAPPTPSPALAHLDDLAPPAHVLDWVRRGVDRTGRQDRGEQR from the coding sequence ATGACAATCGAGCCCGCCTACCAGGAGTTCGGAGAGCGGCTAGCCCAGACACGTCGACATGCTTCGCTGACCCAGCGCGACGTCGCCGAGCGTTCAGGTATCAGCCGCCCGACTATCGCCAACATTGAGAAGGGGCGGCAGCGCCTGCTCTACCATCAGCTCCTCGACTTGGCGCACGCGATCGGGGTCGATCCACGCGACCTCCTGCCCGCCCCGCCGACACCGTCGCCGGCTCTCGCGCACCTCGATGACCTGGCGCCACCTGCTCATGTGCTTGACTGGGTCCGTCGGGGCGTAGATAGAACAGGCAGACAGGACCGTGGCGAGCAACGCTGA
- a CDS encoding ImmA/IrrE family metallo-endopeptidase, which produces MPVDKIAAAEGISVVQEPFRDDEVSGVLLREPDRTMIIVNAANAVVRQRFTIAHEIGHFTLHRGTVYLDGRARVNFRDGLSSMATDQEEIEANSFAAALLMPTKWVRTAFETTVRNSPVGSEEELAGLLAGRFVVSRQAMLFRLIYLGLIAAP; this is translated from the coding sequence GTGCCAGTCGACAAGATCGCAGCGGCCGAGGGGATCTCCGTCGTTCAGGAACCGTTCCGCGACGACGAGGTCTCGGGCGTACTCCTCCGCGAGCCCGACCGGACGATGATCATCGTCAATGCGGCCAACGCTGTCGTCCGACAAAGATTCACTATTGCCCATGAAATTGGACACTTCACGTTACATCGTGGAACTGTCTACCTAGACGGACGCGCCCGCGTGAACTTCCGGGATGGCCTGTCGTCTATGGCTACAGACCAGGAAGAGATCGAGGCGAACTCATTCGCCGCAGCACTTCTCATGCCCACCAAATGGGTCAGAACAGCATTCGAGACCACAGTCCGAAACAGCCCGGTCGGCAGCGAGGAAGAGTTGGCCGGGCTGCTCGCTGGGCGCTTCGTCGTAAGCCGTCAAGCGATGCTCTTCAGGCTCATCTACCTCGGGCTTATTGCCGCACCTTAA